From a single Planctomycetota bacterium genomic region:
- the lhgO gene encoding L-2-hydroxyglutarate oxidase, producing the protein MITFMHKTDVAIVGGGIVGLATAYTLSQKHPELHVTVLEKEATLAKHQTGHNSGVLHSGIYYKPGSLKATNCRHGKKLMEQFCADHGIGFELCGKVIVAVEESDLGPLQTIYDRGQENGVNCEMIEKERLKELEPEAAGIKAIHVPESGIVDYSEVCMKFGELVEAGNGTVLLNAEVVDVMRRDFGLRIETESAGGVQAKYLINCGGLHSDRVCKLTGHKPPVKIVPFRGEYYELKPHARKLVKNLIYPTPDPNFPFLGVHFTRMIHTDEHGPQIECGPNAVLAFKREGYHRTSLSPRDLAETLTYPAFWKMASKFWQTGMGEMWRSASKNAFVKALQHLLPAIKKEDLVAAPAGVRAQALAPDGKLVDDFSVQQGDRIINVLNAPSPAATASLAIAEHLVGLLEAQLEPTPAMA; encoded by the coding sequence ATGATCACTTTCATGCATAAAACGGATGTCGCCATCGTCGGGGGTGGGATCGTCGGGCTGGCCACGGCGTACACGCTGAGCCAGAAGCATCCCGAACTGCACGTCACCGTGCTCGAAAAGGAAGCGACCCTCGCCAAGCACCAGACCGGCCACAACTCCGGCGTGCTCCACAGCGGCATCTACTACAAGCCCGGCTCGCTCAAGGCGACCAACTGCCGCCATGGCAAGAAGCTCATGGAGCAGTTTTGTGCCGATCATGGCATCGGCTTCGAACTCTGCGGCAAGGTCATCGTCGCCGTCGAGGAGTCCGACCTCGGCCCCTTGCAGACGATCTACGACCGCGGCCAAGAGAACGGCGTCAACTGCGAGATGATCGAGAAGGAGCGCCTCAAGGAACTCGAACCCGAGGCCGCGGGGATCAAGGCGATCCACGTCCCCGAGTCGGGCATCGTCGACTACTCCGAAGTGTGCATGAAGTTCGGCGAGCTGGTCGAGGCCGGCAACGGCACCGTGCTGCTCAACGCCGAGGTGGTCGATGTCATGCGGCGAGACTTCGGCCTGCGGATCGAAACCGAGTCGGCCGGCGGCGTGCAGGCGAAGTACCTGATCAACTGCGGCGGGCTACACAGCGACCGGGTGTGCAAGCTCACCGGTCACAAGCCGCCGGTGAAGATCGTGCCGTTCCGCGGGGAGTACTACGAACTCAAGCCGCACGCGCGGAAGCTGGTGAAGAACCTGATCTACCCGACGCCTGACCCGAACTTCCCGTTCCTTGGCGTGCATTTCACGCGGATGATCCACACCGACGAGCACGGCCCCCAGATCGAGTGCGGCCCCAACGCGGTGCTGGCGTTCAAGCGCGAGGGCTACCACCGCACCAGCTTGAGCCCGCGCGACCTCGCCGAAACGCTAACGTACCCCGCGTTTTGGAAGATGGCGTCGAAGTTCTGGCAGACCGGCATGGGCGAGATGTGGCGCAGTGCCAGCAAGAACGCCTTCGTCAAAGCCCTGCAACACCTGCTGCCGGCGATCAAGAAGGAAGACCTCGTCGCCGCCCCCGCCGGAGTCCGGGCCCAGGCACTCGCGCCCGATGGCAAGCTGGTCGACGACTTCTCCGTGCAGCAGGGCGATCGGATCATCAACGTGCTCAACGCACCAAGTCCGGCCGCGACCGCAAGCCTTGCCATTGCCGAGCACCTCGTCGGGCTGCTTGAGGCTCAACTCGAGCCCACGCCGGCCATGGCGTAG
- a CDS encoding type II toxin-antitoxin system HicA family toxin codes for MPKLPGINYRRAVKAFEKAGFEIVRQSGHLIMSKADIRIEIPRHNPINAYTMAAIVKQAGLTIDQFRRLL; via the coding sequence ATGCCGAAGCTCCCGGGCATCAACTACCGTCGTGCGGTCAAAGCCTTTGAGAAAGCCGGTTTCGAGATTGTCCGCCAGAGCGGCCACCTCATCATGAGCAAAGCCGATATCCGAATCGAAATCCCGCGTCACAATCCGATCAACGCCTACACCATGGCCGCGATCGTGAAGCAGGCGGGTCTGACGATCGATCAGTTTCGTCGACTGCTTTGA
- a CDS encoding SulP family inorganic anion transporter, producing MASPLTYLATPLRQIATETRTYSGGKFRRDVVAGATVAAVAVPQSMAYALIAGVPVQYGIYTVVFQCLIGSLLNSQKLLSVGPINSQSLLVASIATRAIGGEGADYLAFVFALTLIKGLIQMGLASVGVGNLVRYVSRSVIVGFTAGAAVLIAAGQVDAFLGFKKAPLVIGETPYLLTFGIQETIMRTASVIGEANWRALVLGLVALAIVVLGKRISRYFPGPLIAILVAGGLVWLLNWMSPRRIPEISGGFDVLSVPTFDQDMLGTLMLGGFALALLGLMEAYAIGKAIALQTGDKIDANQELFSQGLTNAITSFLSCIPGSGSFSRSALNHQAGAATAFSGIYNAIFVAVVFLLLAPLAEFVPMSSISAILFVVAWGLIDWRYFKRSLAANPDDAIVCLATFGATLFLPLKYAVFIGIGLNIMLQLRVSAKLFVSRLVPTADGRFREADVGEPMGEVPILQLEGDLFFATADALERELERLRATDAKSVILRLRRVHHIDVTALHTLERFIVLMQTEGREVFLCGVNQRVRRGLEQIGLTNRLDENHVLAARDDLMEGLRIALRQAVGGTMAGES from the coding sequence TTGGCCAGCCCGCTGACTTATCTCGCCACGCCGTTGCGGCAGATCGCGACCGAAACGCGCACCTACTCGGGCGGCAAGTTTCGCCGGGACGTTGTTGCCGGTGCGACCGTCGCCGCGGTCGCGGTGCCGCAGTCCATGGCGTACGCGCTCATCGCCGGCGTGCCGGTGCAATACGGGATTTACACCGTCGTCTTCCAGTGCCTGATCGGCTCGCTGCTCAACAGTCAGAAGCTGCTCTCGGTCGGGCCGATCAACTCGCAGTCGCTGCTTGTGGCGTCCATCGCGACCCGGGCGATCGGCGGCGAGGGGGCCGACTACCTCGCGTTCGTGTTTGCACTGACGCTGATCAAGGGGCTGATCCAGATGGGCCTCGCGTCGGTCGGCGTCGGTAACTTGGTGCGCTACGTCAGCCGCAGCGTGATCGTCGGCTTCACCGCTGGGGCCGCGGTGCTGATCGCCGCGGGGCAGGTCGACGCCTTCCTCGGCTTCAAGAAAGCCCCGCTTGTCATCGGCGAGACGCCCTACTTGCTCACGTTCGGCATCCAGGAAACGATCATGCGCACTGCCTCGGTCATTGGCGAAGCGAACTGGCGTGCGCTGGTGCTCGGGCTGGTCGCGCTGGCGATCGTCGTGCTCGGCAAGCGCATCAGCCGGTACTTCCCCGGGCCGCTCATCGCGATCCTCGTTGCCGGCGGATTGGTCTGGCTGCTCAACTGGATGTCGCCGCGACGCATCCCCGAGATCTCCGGCGGCTTCGACGTGCTGAGCGTGCCGACGTTCGACCAGGACATGCTCGGCACGCTCATGCTGGGTGGCTTCGCGCTGGCCCTGCTCGGCCTCATGGAGGCGTACGCCATCGGCAAGGCCATCGCCCTGCAGACCGGCGACAAGATCGACGCGAACCAGGAGCTCTTCAGCCAGGGCTTGACCAACGCGATCACCAGCTTCCTCAGCTGCATCCCCGGCAGCGGCAGTTTTTCGCGCTCGGCACTCAACCATCAGGCCGGCGCGGCCACGGCGTTCAGCGGGATCTACAACGCCATCTTCGTCGCGGTCGTCTTCCTGCTGCTAGCGCCGCTGGCGGAGTTCGTGCCGATGAGCTCGATCTCGGCGATCCTGTTCGTCGTGGCGTGGGGACTGATCGACTGGCGCTACTTCAAGCGTTCCCTCGCGGCCAACCCCGACGACGCGATCGTCTGCCTTGCCACGTTCGGTGCGACGCTGTTTTTGCCGCTGAAGTACGCGGTGTTCATCGGGATCGGGCTCAACATCATGCTGCAGCTGCGCGTGTCGGCGAAGCTGTTCGTAAGTCGGCTCGTGCCGACCGCCGACGGCCGGTTTCGTGAGGCGGATGTCGGCGAGCCGATGGGCGAGGTGCCGATCCTCCAACTCGAGGGCGACCTGTTCTTCGCGACTGCCGACGCGTTGGAGCGCGAACTCGAGCGGCTTCGCGCCACCGACGCGAAATCCGTCATCCTGCGCCTGCGCCGCGTGCATCACATCGACGTCACGGCATTGCACACGCTGGAGCGGTTCATCGTGCTGATGCAGACCGAGGGCCGCGAGGTCTTCCTCTGCGGCGTCAACCAGCGTGTCCGGCGTGGGCTCGAACAAATCGGCCTTACCAATCGCCTGGACGAGAACCACGTTTTGGCGGCCCGGGACGATTTGATGGAGGGACTGCGGATCGCGCTGAGGCAGGCGGTGGGCGGTACCATGGCAGGCGAGTCATGA
- a CDS encoding type II toxin-antitoxin system HicB family antitoxin — protein MTIKVVFVKSEEGYAVFVPSMPGCVTQGETMAEAKKNLLDAIKSLAEVREEDLLAEFADNEEVSVETVEYELSELIHA, from the coding sequence ATGACCATCAAAGTCGTTTTCGTGAAATCCGAGGAAGGGTATGCGGTGTTCGTCCCGTCCATGCCCGGATGCGTGACGCAAGGCGAAACGATGGCGGAGGCCAAGAAGAACCTGCTCGACGCGATCAAGTCACTTGCCGAGGTGCGCGAAGAAGATTTGCTTGCTGAGTTCGCCGACAATGAAGAGGTGAGCGTGGAAACAGTCGAGTACGAACTGAGCGAACTGATCCATGCCTGA